The Prionailurus bengalensis isolate Pbe53 chromosome E2, Fcat_Pben_1.1_paternal_pri, whole genome shotgun sequence region GGCAGACAGGGCACTGGTAGGGGCGCTCCCCGGAGTGGACACGGTGGTGGTGGGCCAGCTCACCCGCCTCGCGGAAGCGACGAGGGCAGAGTGGGCAGCGGAAGGGCCGCAGGCCGGCATGGATGTTGCAGTGCCGCCGTAGGTGGCTGGACCGCTTGAAGGTCTTGCCGCAATCCTTGCACTCGTGCGGCTTCAGCTCTGAGTGCGAGATGCTGTGGCGTTCCAGGTCGGAGAGGTAGGGGAAGGCCCGCAGGCACACCGGGCAGAAGTGCGGGGCCTTCTTGGGGCCGGAGCCCTCAGGCAAACCAGCCGCTGACCCCTCAGAGACTGTATAGGGCACACCCTGATCATCGATCAACAGGAGGTCGCTGCCACCGCCGCTGCCCACAGGGGCTGTCACCCCCTGTGCCAGCGGGGGCTCCTGCCCTGACTTGGGGGGGCGGCCCCGCTTGCGAGGGAGGGCGGCCTTGAGCGTCCGATTCGAGGAGGTGGCCCCCCCAGGGCGCCGGCCTCGGCGGCCCCGGGGAACAGGAGGAGGTAAGGCCAGAGGTTTCTCTTCCTCCCCGGGCAAAGGCGAAGGCAACGGGTCTGGGCTGGGGGTGTCCATTGAGCAGTGGGGGGCTTGGGTCTGGGCACTGGAGCCGGGCtaagaggagagagggggcagcCGTCAGTGCAGGGAGGGTCTGAGTCATCCCTTGTCCCCCAACACCTCGCCCATCCCTTGGTCTGAGTCTCTCGACCTGGGCATGGCCAACATTCACCTGGACAGTTATAGCTACACTGGTGGGTAAAATAGCAAGATAATTCCAACCATTTGGTAAAAAGACACTACCTTTAGCCACACAGGTGTCTCCTaagcctccctcacccccttcctaGAAGTTCAGAGTCATCTTGaatcaaaataaaggaaaatcttcATAGGAGGATAGGATAGAGTCCAACTAAGGGTATGGGGCCATATTGCGATCCTCAAAACAAAGAGCCCATCAAACCTGAGCCATGGAGGCCCAGGAATGTTTTGTCCCGCTTCTGTTTGGCAAAGTGGGAGGAGTGTGGGAGTTCAGGACTGGGAGAAGACAAGGGACTGGTGGTCCCAGGTGATGTTTGGCCCCAAGTCGTAGGTGAAGAAATATATGGGAACTGTTAAGGCTCCCAACTCACAGGGTCTGGGTTCAACTCCTGAGTCTGTCACTCACTCTCTGTGTGGTCTGGGGCAATtatttctctgagcctccgttaAGTCTTTTGCAAAATAGGACGAATAGGTCATCTTACTCGCACAGACATGGCATGAGGATAATACACATAAAGTGCTCAGTGCACAGAAGTGCCTAGAAGATATCAGCTAGGCACTCACTGACAGCTAAGCCCCACGCCAACTTTCTGAATAATGGTAcatcacccccattttgcagctggggaaacagaggcacaggaaAGCCTGGTCAGTTGCCCAAGCCCTCTCTGCAAACAAGAGCGGGATCAGGACTCGAACTAGATCTCCAGGACCCCAAAGGCGCAGGGAGTGAGAAGAAATGCACCCAAGGAGACAAGGGGATACCATAGGGTTCCTTACACCTGGGTTAGATCCAGCTCTGCCATTAATTAACAAATGACTTTGCTTCTCTGGGCCAGT contains the following coding sequences:
- the ZNF524 gene encoding zinc finger protein 524; the encoded protein is MDTPSPDPLPSPLPGEEEKPLALPPPVPRGRRGRRPGGATSSNRTLKAALPRKRGRPPKSGQEPPLAQGVTAPVGSGGGSDLLLIDDQGVPYTVSEGSAAGLPEGSGPKKAPHFCPVCLRAFPYLSDLERHSISHSELKPHECKDCGKTFKRSSHLRRHCNIHAGLRPFRCPLCPRRFREAGELAHHHRVHSGERPYQCPVCRLRFTEANTLRRHAKRKHPEAMGAPLCSPDPGPEPPWDDEGIPATAGAEEGVEEPEGKELA